A genomic stretch from Hydrogenimonas urashimensis includes:
- a CDS encoding TRAP transporter substrate-binding protein translates to MKRRDFLKTAAVAGAAATFSGCTREQIEGKKSFNVSRQRKVKLKLATSWPANFPIMGTGVDRFAEKVKTMSGGSLEIKVYPKNILVPALAVFDATSSGQIDAFHSGPYYWKGKNPAFALFSGLPLGMVASELKCWMDYGGGYELWRELYAKYNLHPFVGGNTGVQMGGWFRKPIESLDDLKGLKMRIPGLGGEVMAKLGVNPILLPAGEIYTSLERGTIDATEWVGPALDIRMGFYKVARYYYTGWHEPGSILELTFNKARFDSLGDEHKAIIRYAAEAMTTEMYHEFMDENAKALKKLKEVHVEIRDFPPDIIEAAKKALMQVVEEQSAKSGDFKRVFASMDAYERVIRPWTDISEAKYLSIR, encoded by the coding sequence GATGTACCAGGGAACAGATCGAAGGGAAGAAGAGCTTCAACGTCAGCCGTCAACGCAAAGTGAAACTCAAACTGGCTACCAGCTGGCCGGCCAACTTCCCGATCATGGGGACGGGTGTCGACCGTTTCGCCGAAAAGGTCAAGACGATGAGCGGCGGATCGCTGGAGATCAAGGTCTACCCCAAAAACATCCTCGTCCCCGCCCTCGCCGTCTTCGATGCGACCAGCAGCGGACAGATCGACGCGTTCCATTCGGGCCCCTACTACTGGAAAGGGAAAAATCCCGCCTTCGCCCTTTTCAGCGGCCTGCCTTTGGGCATGGTCGCATCGGAACTGAAGTGCTGGATGGATTACGGCGGGGGGTACGAGCTGTGGCGGGAACTTTACGCAAAATACAATCTCCATCCGTTTGTCGGCGGCAACACCGGTGTTCAGATGGGTGGATGGTTCCGTAAACCGATCGAATCGCTTGATGACCTCAAAGGGCTGAAGATGCGCATTCCTGGCCTAGGAGGCGAGGTCATGGCGAAACTGGGCGTCAATCCCATCCTGCTGCCCGCCGGCGAAATCTACACGTCGCTCGAGCGGGGCACGATCGATGCGACCGAATGGGTCGGTCCCGCGCTGGATATCCGCATGGGATTTTACAAAGTCGCCCGCTACTACTACACGGGATGGCACGAGCCCGGCTCGATTCTGGAGTTGACCTTCAACAAGGCCCGCTTCGATTCGCTCGGCGACGAGCACAAAGCCATCATCCGATATGCGGCCGAAGCGATGACGACGGAGATGTACCATGAGTTCATGGATGAGAACGCCAAAGCGTTGAAAAAGCTCAAAGAGGTGCATGTAGAGATCAGGGATTTTCCGCCGGATATCATCGAGGCGGCCAAAAAAGCGCTGATGCAGGTCGTGGAGGAGCAGAGCGCCAAAAGCGGCGATTTCAAACGGGTCTTCGCATCGATGGACGCCTATGAGAGAGTGATCAGGCCCTGGACCGATATCAGCGAAGCGAAGTATCTCTCTATTCGCTGA